One segment of Acropora muricata isolate sample 2 chromosome 8, ASM3666990v1, whole genome shotgun sequence DNA contains the following:
- the LOC136925537 gene encoding E3 ubiquitin-protein ligase MARCHF2-like: protein MDGSVQGMRAIEDNCVDNATAMCELLASRDIADTVERTELGKQIDSQGLDSTKSHHTQTSVSTENTEIHDTESSNDPFKKCIANRKCERIENLLPCSSSNRGVAIEVKDGHASSIENECRICQSGGNEDLISPCKCSGSAKWVHESCIVRWFQVSNTSSCELCARHVLIKKTTKPLQQWRLPRGKLGPCSRVDLWYLFVTIFSICTIIGFGIFHLFIKSKDAESTAVFGAIYALCGVMILLRVHYFYVWFTRRSTFWKKWQRLNRVWKVALPGTVLNVSEEVTFV from the exons ATGGACGGATCTGTTCAAGGTATGAGGGCAATTGAAGATAACTGTGTAGATAACGCGACGGCAATGTGTGAACTTCTTGCGTCGCGTGACATAGCGGACACCGTTGAAAGAACAGAATTGGGCAAACAAATTGATAGCCAAGGACTTGATTCAACAAAGAGCCATCATACACAAACTTCAGTATCAACAGAGAATACCGAAATTCATGATACTGAATCATCCAATGATCCTTTCAAAAAGTGCATCGCAAACCGGAAATGCGAACGAATTGAAAATTTACTGCCTTGTTCGTCGTCGAACCGTGGCGTTGCAATAGAGGTGAAGGATGGTCACGCTTCAAGCATCGAAAATGAGTGCCGTATTTGTCAAAGCGGCGGCAATGAGGACTTGATTAGCCCCTGTAAATGTTCTGGATCTGCCAAATGGGTTCACGAAAGCTGTATTGTTAGATGGTTCCAAGTTTCCAACACCTCGTCGTGTGAACTTTGCGCTCGCCATGTATTGATCAAAAAGACCACGAAACCGCTTCAGCAG TGGCGCTTGCCTCGTGGTAAACTGGGACCATGTAGTCGCGTAGACCTTTGGTATTTGTTCGTCACAATCTTCAGTATTTGCACTATAATCGGCTTTGGgatatttcatttgtttatcaAGTCCAAAGATGCGGAATCTACAGCAGTTTTTGGCGCCATTTATGCTCTTTGCGGTGTCATGATCTTACTTCGAGTCCATTACTTTTACGTGTGGTTTACGCGTCGAAGCACCTTCTGGAAAAAATGGCAAAGATTGAATAGAGTTTGGAAAGTGGCGTTACCAGGAACAGTCTTGAATGTCAGTGAAGAAGTTACGTTTGTTTGA
- the LOC136925535 gene encoding von Willebrand factor A domain-containing protein 5B1-like, which translates to MAGLVNRHTNANLQLKATSIFAEVNGFAARVLATLTYCNDCEYEIEGLFIFPQDERATVVDFEATVEERHVSSKVAEIVPRNSEKHSFAIEERDDDLFSLGLGRIPPLTSIFVQVTLITELATDEKTGGSLFVLPSVFTPRLASEDDSESDMYGSQMLISNVPRKTQEAYSFELQLEVAAPCLLAGCSSRTHAIQVDADSRAENASRIHITIAEPHTYDCELEVVLHLSHPYDPYVLIEEGKKDFSSSQTQKSLNTANDVDSIEDFLKKAAIMINYTPRLSNLVATGEYIFLVDRSGSMSGDHIFHVKETLILFLKSLPTNCFFNLIGFGSYYRSLFQESQPYNETTLGDACAYVQKMKADLGGSNLLLPLEFIFEKPTRPGVNRTVFLLTDGGVSNTIEVVDLVRRNSYTTRFHTFGIGREACPNLVQGVAGAGRGQAHFIADDERMPIKVMAALAEALQPAITNLEVSWHLPEGYDVIQTPQLLPFVQANERLVIYGILFRPPGEEKESPKAHQKRRMDWSMRSFSNSSVKVFWFEDECDLLSEDQLLSELDSETQRLSEDIFSEQDSFDAEMESFPEPDTIEAIADGLLRRICKESANDKPRETSLTPADPGNENFCEVDDEPFEKGDFFPDTQEINNDAENLQSIKTFNTSVLDDLSDDNTLGEVWRESKDVYEDRNLQEHQRSPKLARAHERDSGVGFSMEENDKSPDDSKTTLVDSPTELEEDRDKCEFTGESATFVEGENTGNVAAQVHKNSEFLHQLGLPEDFGALNIRGYVGEEEVEQVIPFPVNRSGVSSQRPTIHQLLARSLIREMQAALDPECSETIDMIKRISDLSNMHCRYTARVARDQYCYDDQVLSALQFPQKENRYSIRNRKLNVLTRNSCLSESLGQRLPSPDGSDHGVSTYFAEGKNEPSLISGEEPVDFYRLERTGTPESQSEEGGSRKEVDSTANSPSKSSRKQVPPLSTRHVLGEREQSPSKIRPRLLSSTSFDSYFEFGAKKHLSFVSMISLQTAEGSWNLDLSLAEVLGLPLSAIQAASPLADQSVFIANDLQNLMNSDKCDNSSHLWATALALSWFYRKRPQFEAEWFLAAQKAEDWLRGIQCPRGFLPEDLKALAWQALLLLEREMHRKDSIETSTTQQGLGGRDLRLFVD; encoded by the exons ATGGCTGGTCTTGTAAATCGTCACACGAACGCGAATCTTCAGCTTAAGGCTACAAGTATTTTTGCCGAGGTGAATGGTTTTGCAGCGCGTGTTTTAGCAACGTTAACGTACTGCAACGACTGTGAATATGAGATCGAGGGCTTGTTTATTTTTCCGCAAGATGAAAGAGCGACAGTAGTGGATTTCGAAGCGACTGTAGAAGAACGACATGTAAGTTCCAAGGTCGCTGAAATCGTGCCAAGAAATTCGGAGAAACATTCGTTTGCGATCGAAGAGCGAGACGATGATTTATTTTCCTTGGGTTTGGGAAGAATTCCTCCACTCACTTCAATATTTGTTCAAGTGACATTGATTACAGAACTTGCAACAGATGAAAAAACCGGCGGATCTCTGTTCGTTTTGCCGTCTGTTTTCACCCCACGTCTTGCGAGCGAAGATGATAGCGAATCGGATATGTACGGTTCGCAAATGCTTATTTCTAACGTTCCACGCAAGACGCAAGAAGCCTACAGTTTTGAGTTGCAACTAGAAGTTGCTGCGCCGTGTTTATTAGCCGGCTGTTCGTCGCGGACGCATGCTATCCAAGTGGACGCAGATAGTCGCGCTGAAAACGCTTCAAGGATTCATATTACAATCGCAGAACCGCACACTTATGACTGCGAATTGGAGGTTGTTCTTCACCTCTCGCATCCTTATGACCCCTATGTGCTCATTGAAGAAGGCAAGAAGGATTTCAGCTCTTCGCAGACGCAAAAATCTTTGAACACCGCAAACGATGTAGATTCCATCGAAGATTTCCTCAAGAAAGCTGCCATTATGATAAACTATACTCCGCGACTTTCAAACCTTGTCGCTACCGGAGAATACATTTTTCTCGTTGATCGCAGTGGAAGCATGAGTGGCGATCACATCTTTCATGTCAAAGAAACTCTGATTCTTTTCCTCAAGAGTCTGCCTACAAATTGCTTCTTCAACTTAATTGGTTTTGGCTCCTATTATCGTAGTTTATTTCAAGAAAGCCAGCCCTACAACGAAACAACACTCGGAGATGCCTGCGCTTATGTACAAAAAATGAAAGCAGATCTCGGTGGTTCCAATCTATTACTTCCTTTGGAGTTCATCTTTGAAAAACCAACACGACCTGGAGTTAATAGAACAGTCTTCTTGCTAACAGATGGGGGAGTTTCAAACACGATAGAGGTCGTGGATTTAGTCCGGCGAAATTCCTATACAACTCG GTTTCACACATTTGGGATTGGACGAGAAGCGTGTCCCAATTTGGTGCAGGGCGTGGCCGGTGCAGGGAGGGGTCAGGCACACTTCATAGCTGATGACGAAAGGATGCCCATTAAG GTTATGGCAGCCCTTGCAGAAGCTCTGCAGCCCGCAATCACAAACTTAGAAGTCAGTTGGCATCTCCCGGAAGGATATGACGTCATACAGACACCACAGCTTCTGCCGTTTGTGCAAGCCAATGAACGGTTAGTTATTTATGGGATCTTATTCCGTCCCCCTGGGGAAGAAAAGGAGTCCCCGAAAGCGCACCAGAAGCGGAGAATGGATTGGAGCATGCGCTCTTTCTCCAACAGCTCTGTCAAAGTGTTTTGGTTTGAAGACGAGTGCGATCTTCTGTCAGAAGACCAGTTGTTGAGCGAACTGGATAGTGAAACACAGCGACTTAGCGAAGACATATTCTCAGAACAAGATAGCTTCGATGCAGAGATGGAGAGTTTTCCCGAGCCGGATACAATAGAAGCCATTGCTGATGGCCTTTTGCGCCGTATTTGCAAGGAAAGTGCCAACGACAAACCAAGGGAGACTTCGCTGACACCAGCTGATCCTGGTAACGAGAATTTTTGCGAAGTTGACGATGAACCCTTTGAAAAGGGAGATTTTTTTCCGGATACCCAGGAAATAAACAACGACGCTGAAAATTTGCAATCCATCAAAACGTTCAATACGTCTGTATTAGACGATTTGTCTGACGATAACACACTCGGTGAAGTTTGGAGAGAAAGTAAAGATGTCTATGAAGATCGGAATTTGCAAGAACACCAACGGTCACCAAAACTTGCTCGAGCACATGAGCGAGACAGCGGGGTTGGATTTAGCATGGAGGAAAATGATAAAAGCCCAGATGACAGCAAGACAACCTTGGTCGACTCGCCCACAGAATTAGAAGAGGACAGAGACAAATGCGAATTCACCGGCGAGAGCGCTACCTTTGTGGAAGGCGAGAACACAGGAAACGTCGCCGCACAGGTTCATAAGAACAGCGAATTCCTACATCAGCTCGGTCTTCCCGAGGACTTTGGTGCCCTGAACATTCGGGGCTATGTTGGAGAGGAGGAAGTGGAACAAGTCATTCCATTTCCGGTGAACCGCAGCGGTGTGTCATCCCAGCGTCCCACAATCCACCAGCTTTTGGCGCGGTCGCTCATTAGAGAAATGCAGGCAGCGCTTGACCCGGAATGCTCCGAAACAATTGATATGATAAAACGGATCAGTGATTTGTCCAACATGCATTGCCGATACACTGCACGAGTAGCACGTGACCAATATTGCTATGACGATCAAGTGTTAAGCGCCTTGCAGTTTCCACAGAAAGAAAATCGTTATTCCATTAG AAATCGCAAACTAAATGTGTTGACAAGAAACTCTTGTCTCTCCGAGAGCCTGGGCCAACGTCTTCCCAGTCCAGACGGCAGTGATCATGGCGTCTCGACTTATTTTGCCGAGGGAAAAAATGAACCTTCCCTGATATCTGGGGAAGAGCCCGTGGATTTTTACCGCCTTGAACGAACAG GAACTCCTGAAAGCCAAAGCGAGGAAGGAGGATCACGTAAAGAAGTGGATTCTACCGCGAACTCACCAAGCAAAAGTTCACGGAAGCAAGTTCCTCCTTTGTCGACACGACACGTCTTGGGCGAAAGAGAGCAAAGTCCATCCAAGATCAGACCAAGGCTCCTCTCGTCCACCAGCTTTGATAGCTATTTCGAATTTGGCGCCAAGAAGCATCTGTCGTTTGTGAGCATGATTAGCTTGCAAACGGCTGAGGGGAGCTGGAACCTGGACCTCTCCTTGGCAGAAGTCCTCGGTTTACCGCTGTCCGCTATTCAAGCTGCATCGCCGTTGGCTGACCAATCTGTTTTCATTGCAAATGATTTGCAAAATCTGATGAACTCGGACAAGTGCGACAACAGTTCCCACCTGTGGGCTACAGCACTTGCGCTGAGCTGGTTTTACAGGAAAAGGCCTCAATTCGAAGCTGAATGGTTCCTCGCGGCCCAGAAAGCAGAGGACTGGTTGCGCGGGATCCAGTGTCCGCGCGGGTTCTTACCCGAGGACTTGAAGGCGCTTGCGTGGCAAGCACTTCTTTTACTCGAGAGAGAAATGCACCGGAAGGATAGCATTGAAACCAGTACAACACAGCAGGGACTAGGAGGACGTGACTTGCGCTTATTTGTAGATTAG